The window CACATCAGTAAGGAATAAAACATACTGTCATAGGCCTTTTTATACATATCCACCAAGCCAGAGCCAATTCCTTTTCTGTAATATTCCCAGTCTACTGGTTCTGGTTCCTGAAAAAAGGTGAAAATGAAAAGTAATGAATGGAATTAAGTTATAAGCatataaacatgttttaaagGAAGGTCTACGAGGCTGCAAATCATCCCAAGACATCTGACTTTCAGCAACGTTAAACTAGTTGATGCCTTCGCAGCAGCTGATTGCCAACAAAACAGATAAAGTCTTTCTAAATTAAGGGATAGTAATGCAGAAATTTCGAGCACATCTCTTCCTATTCGTAGCTAGATCCCCATGGTCCAGCAGAGTCATCTTAATGTGTTCGCTATCAATGAAAGGGTACAAAACGCAAGCCATTAGGCACACTGTTTGTACTTGAGAAAAATATAGGGTCAAGGCCGTAAGGGAACTCATAAACTGCATCAGATGAGCCTATCAAGAAAATCAAATACTACAAATTATAATGCGGGAAAGAAGCTCTGATCAATTCTATGTCCCCCATCACAATACAACCCCTCTCCCCCCAAGAAAAAAGCTCTGATCAGTCGAATATCATAACCCGTTAGATCAATCGAATTTAATTTTATTCTATGAAAACGAAACCCTAACTTTCAACGCAACCTTCGCTCGAAGAATGAAACGATGCTGTTCCTAATAAATCAATCGAGAACCTAGGTTCAACATACCTAAGAACAAAATCCATCAGAAACCTAGAAcgggagaaaaaaaagaaggaaatgaagGTAAGAAGACGATCAAAATTAAAGATCAGAAAACGATGAGAGAGATTAATGGATAGAGAAGCGAGGTGGATTACCTGACTAAACTTGGTCTGGAGAGTGGAGTTGACTTCCTCGAAAGTCCGGCGGAGATTAGCGAACTCCTTACGAGCCTCATCGGAGACCAGAAGCTTCGCCATGCCATCCCAATCAATGCCTTTCGATGCCTTCACAGCCACATCCGCTATCTTCTTCCCCGCACCACTCAtggctccttcttcttcttcttgatgttgctctccttctctctctctcgcaacAACGAATCACGATTCACGAATGGCACAAtggcctctcagtctcaagggATTGATACAAAACCACCAGTAGAGAAATCAGGAATAGGTGAGGAGAGTCAGTACTGAAAGAACCGGATCGGTCTTCAACCAGGCTAAGAAATCTCCGGATTTAGATTTTAGACTCCCGGAGAATCGTCTTGGGTCCATCGAAGCCCAGTAAATCGGCCGAGCCTAGCCCTAGACAACGAAAGGTGTAAATTGGGTCAGGCTCGACGATCTCTGGACTCTGTTCACCCTTGTCTTATTAAGCCAAAAACAAACGCAAAAACAACCCCAAGGGtcagaagctcccggttcgtgcgTGGTGCGGGGTCATGTTcgacaattaaataaaaaaaagaacgcAAAAACTGAAACTGGACCAATTAAATTTATCGGTTTAGGGTGGCCAAACCGAAAACGGCCAGGGCTTCGATTATTTGGGATGTATCCGATCTAACCAGTAATAATTGACTGAATAAACCATCTTTGGTTTCTTCAAATGCCCCTTCAAATTGCCAAACGTACAAATGCATTCTTGAACTTTCTCTAATTTTAAATACAaccctactttccaaactatGTAACACTCTAGTCCTCCCCGTTAatttagacgttagtttcagagaatttaatgaccaaaatggcTCTCCTTCTCTAAATCGCAAAACAGAAACTTTAActagtattttagggtttttaagaAAAATCCACCGTCGCCTATTCCGGTGGCCGAACCAGGATGTTGGCGGCCTCAAGAGATATCGGCGAACGATCACCGTCCTCCGACGATCACAATCATGGGGTCGATATGACCGGAAAGGCCGCTGCAACTACCAACCCGCCGCCGATCGATTCGACTAAAACCGGCCACCATCTCTGTCATAGGCAGTCATGTAAGCAACAACTCCTTCGAACTCCTTGAAACCCAAGTCCTCCTCAACAATGTCTTCAGCTCCGAACTCTTTTCTCCAAGCCAAACACTTCTCTAGCATGGTAAATGAGTTGCGACTCTGAAATCTCTCGCCCTGAGAAACTTCAACAGAATCACATCAGCCCTGTCGTCACCACCCAACAATGGAATGCCCCACATGGATTCAGACAAATGAAAGACAAAGAGCTTGTCTTTGAACTCTTGTAAGGCCTTCTTCTCTGAAGATTTAAGGTAAGAAACGAAATATATGTCTTCCTTGAAAGAGGGAGATCGAAGGGTAAACCTCCATTAATGAAGCAACAAAGCTTTTCTTGAAGGGTTGTGTGAGGCTTCTGTTTTTTCTTGAAGGGTTTGTTGGATCAACGACCTTTTCTGCCATATCGACCCCATGATTGTGATCGTCGGAGGACGGTGATCGTTTGCCATTGTCTCTTAAGGCTGTCGACACGCTGGTTCGGTCCCCGGAATTGGCGACGGTGGATTTTTCTTAAAATCCCTCggatttttgttttgtgatttggggaaggagaggtttatcataagggcattttggtcattaaatcCCTTAAAACTAATGTCTAACGGCCTAGACTAACGGGGAGGACCAGAGTGTTACacagtttaaaaaataaaggtaCATTtgaaattagtgaaagttcagagATGTAATTGTACGTTTTGGCAATTTGAGGGGGGCATTTGAAGAAAACCTTATATTAATTGATCCTTGATCGGCTTTTAATCGATCTGAGTTTGTACACACAGTCTTAGTTGCTCAGTCTTGCCGGTCTAGTCTGGTTGGACCAATATCGACAGTTTGTACATACGGTTGATTGGTCTCGATTTGATTTGTCCCAATTGGATaagtttttttggttctttacGCTGCGGGCCAAAAGCGTTGTTGAGAAAAGGCATGGGTTCGACCACAGGCCtcaaagtgttttttttttttggggttggatgCCTCAAAGTTTCACTACTCATTGAGACTTGCAGACACCGACAAACACGAATAACAAGAATATTATCCTTAAAGCGCAAACCTAGAGCAAATCTCATATATAAAAATCCATTAGGCTATGAATTGTATTGATTTTGACCATTTGTGTATCTTACTTCATCCTCCTATGGAGGGTGAGAttgaaaattttatatatacataCGACGAACCTGTTCATCTCATAATCTTTCTACTATGATTATTATTGAGAATTCTTTCTCACTTAGTCAGTGTaaataagggtgttaaatgatttggttttggtGTAAACGGTTCGATGTAAAATTTGTTtagataaaatcaaaaccaaatcgttTGATAAACGATTTCAACAGTCTCAGTTTTAATTGGCTTTAATCAGTTTTATTAggtatttttatttcttattcaaatgatttctttctcttttaaatttttattgaaatagatgCAAGCTTACTATTGAATTGAATTAGTTATTGTTATATACTTTCTTTTTATAGTTGTAAGATTATAGTTATTTatgtgttttgattttttattcaaagAGTTTGAATgtctcttaatttttttagtgggatttatttatttttaccataattttttattttaaccatGAATGACTTAACTTACATTGTATATTATATTGGTATAAATAGTTCGATTCGATTTAAACTGTTCAACTAAAcaatctcaattttaaaataaaaaattattaaacggttcagtttgattttgacacccttcaCTATAAAGTATAAAAACTTCAAAAGTAATCTCTTTCATCCATGACTCAGGAAAAGTTGTCCTCTTATCTATGCAATTGATTATCTAGGACATCCATTATGTTACTTGTATttttatctgttccattttcccaagttcctctacTAGAAGAGGTTGGTCCCTACTCGGACAGTGTGTTTGGACAAGGGTAGGGAGATCATTTCTACCatctctattagaggaacttgggaaaatggacCTACCCAGAAAATGGAGCAGATCAACTCTATCATGTACTTTTTCATCTGTATCTAGGGAATTGAACTATATGCAGATTTCATAGCCCGGAAGGCGTATCTATGCGCatatttttatctgcttcatTTCCTACCtactccatttccccaagttcttaaatagagggggtggacccaacttgggcagtgtgttcgagtaggggtagggtgatcatttccacccctctattagaggaacttaggGAAATGGACTTGCCTAGGCAATAGATCAGATAAAGGTCCAACTATGCACCAAACTCCAAAGCTACTTATAAATAGATTTTTCGATTACcattgtaccaaaaaaaaaatatttcatatttgtGTAGGGTCAGTTTTGTCCAATTTACCTGGATCAAGATCGTCTTCAGGGAGCCCAACGCCCAGGGCACgcctagggggcatccagcAATTGAGCGTTGTCCCGCACACATCTcagtgcatgcctagggatgtgtgcgacatagcccaacggctggcagcactctgggcatgctgggctcccccgaagacgagctaaattcaatTTACCTACCCGCGGATAGCACcgaatttctaccaaaaaaaagaaaagaaaagaaaatataggCACCGAATAgctgcaaaaaataaaaagtcaaGTTGGAAGATGTGAagccacatttttttttttatttattttgtagtTTTTGGCATAACCCAAGGTAAATCTCGATTTCCAATTTATGTGgttaatttttggtttggatttgaTGTTTTGTGGTGCCTAGATGCTAGCTATGCAATTATGGCTGATGAATCCATGTGTTTGATTATCTATTTTGAAAAcaaatatttattaatttatttttcatatatggTATTTAATGCACTAATAACAGATCATGTAATTTTACTACATTGTGTACACTTTTGGCTAACGGCACAACTAGAAATTTAAATATGCTATGCAGCATAAATTgtaaatttttggttttttttttttttttttttttgttgaaagatTTATAGAGAGCCTAGGTTATTTTACTAAATTATTTTATCTCGTTTTGGTTATTTCTATAAATTGTCTTTCATTTTGAGAAAACACTTTTCAACAACATATTTTATAATTATAAGTTGAATAAtattatttatagggagaatgtcgtaggctgcgcccaagcacatggtcagcctgtgcagggggtagggtggtctttTTGCCTACCCCCATGTGCTTAGGTGCAACCTGcactgcggcatagagaacaacaccccttaTTTATATTAGAGTaattgatatattttacatcacCCCAACATATTTTctaccatttttctttttgttttctcacATCCATGTCAATATTTGTTTAATATTGTAATTTATCACAATAATATATTACATAACAGTTTTTATTTTAGATTAatgtatacattttttttagactgtctaaatgacacctttacaggTGTATT is drawn from Telopea speciosissima isolate NSW1024214 ecotype Mountain lineage chromosome 1, Tspe_v1, whole genome shotgun sequence and contains these coding sequences:
- the LOC122648759 gene encoding ATP synthase subunit d, mitochondrial-like; the encoded protein is MSGAGKKIADVAVKASKGIDWDGMAKLLVSDEARKEFANLRRTFEEVNSTLQTKFSQEPEPVDWEYYRKGIGSGLVDMYKKAYDSIEIPKYVDTVTPQYKPKFDELLVELKEAEQKSLKESERLEKEIEEVQELKKKISTMTANEYFEKHPEVKKKFDDEIRNDYWGY